TGGACATCGATGTCCGGACTGGTCCGGTCCCTGTCGAACCAGATCACATCCACGTCGGATGGCAGAGGCGAATCGCTTCGCATGTGCTGCCGATCCCAAACACCGCTTCGAACGAAGCCTGCAGCAACCCAGCAATCTGGCAGGCGCAGGTCGTGGACGTGATGAAGGACTCGTAGGCGCATTGGATCGTCGGCGATTAGCGCCTGTAGCTCGGAAAGCAAATCCATACGCTGCGCTCGATGATTGAAGCATGCGCCTTGGTAACGGGCCATGCTCTCCATTTATTCAGGAATCCAGGTGAATATTCAGAGCTTTTGAATTGGACCTGGATACTGCGCAACCAAGGCATCAACCGTTAACAGCGTGATGCCTTCAACAGTGGCTTGGGCCACAAGAATTCGAGCAAACGGATCCTTATGGATCGCTGGCAAGCTATCGATGGCCACCGCGTGTTCGCTGCCAATCGGTAACTCGCTGTATCCGTTGTCCAGCAAACCACGGCGCAACACACGGGCATCCACCTTGAAATCAGACCGGCCGAGGCCTTTTTTGATAGCAATTTCCCAAAGACTCGCAGCGCTGAAAAACAGCTCATTTTCAGGTGCGTTCATCAGTGCGGTGGCCGCCTCAGACAGTCGTTCGGGATTCCCGGCCGCCCAGAGCAACAGATGCGTATCGAGCAGCAGCTTCATGCTTCACCGCCGAACATGTTTTCGATTTCCTCGGCGCCCATTTGATCGAAGTCGTCGGGAACCGTAATTTGCCCTGCCATGAATCCCAAGCGGCGCACCTGGCTCGGCTCCGGGGATGCCAGAGACATGACTTTGACCAGCGGCGTTCCTGCTTTCGCGATGATGAAGGGTTCACCCTTCACTGCTTGGTCGATCAGGCGGGAAAGGTGGGTTTTTGCTTCGTGGATGTTGATGGTGAGCATGGCGTAGCCCTCGCGTGAACTAAGTTTAGTTAGTTTGGTTCGAGTTGCGCGAGATGGCAACCTTTATGGCAAATTAATCTGGACCATGGTGCGTTTCAATCCGCTCAATTTCCGACCGTCCAAAGCTCCCCCACCTTCGTCGTATAACTCTGACTCATCATCTCCCGCCGCATCGCCCAATCCGGATCGGCGGGAACGCTCGCAGCACGTAGCGTCCCCCTCCCCCAACGCCCATTGATCTCATCCAGCACCCCCATCACTTTTTCCGCCTCAACCGGCTGCGCCTCGGCGAACATGTC
This genomic window from Pseudomonas sp. G.S.17 contains:
- a CDS encoding type II toxin-antitoxin system VapC family toxin, which translates into the protein MKLLLDTHLLLWAAGNPERLSEAATALMNAPENELFFSAASLWEIAIKKGLGRSDFKVDARVLRRGLLDNGYSELPIGSEHAVAIDSLPAIHKDPFARILVAQATVEGITLLTVDALVAQYPGPIQKL
- a CDS encoding type II toxin-antitoxin system prevent-host-death family antitoxin codes for the protein MLTINIHEAKTHLSRLIDQAVKGEPFIIAKAGTPLVKVMSLASPEPSQVRRLGFMAGQITVPDDFDQMGAEEIENMFGGEA